From Patescibacteria group bacterium, a single genomic window includes:
- a CDS encoding glycosyltransferase family 1 protein — MNIGIDIRPLMSLVRTGVGEYTYGLLNAIFEIDKNNQYFLFYNSHADVSKFIPKWEQNNVHFVTTRWPNKLFNFSLQVFKRPRLDKLITKISRQNIDIFYSPNINFTSLANKTKIILTIHDLSFEFFPDFYSLKQRLWHKIVNAKKQCEQANVILTPSENTKKDIVEKYAIAGEKIKTLYPGLDSNFNTSTNGTQNIQQKYNLPEKFILFLGTLEPRKNIIGLIEAYEKAFPKLAFPCSLVIAGARGWRYKHIFQRIKSSPIKDQIKFIDYVDSADKPALYKAAELFVFPSFYEGFGFPVIEAMAEGTPVITSNRSSLPEITEGAALLTNPTDTSSLAEAMIKILNSTDLKMYFKNKGLTQATKFNWTITAKNWLNIVTNL, encoded by the coding sequence ATGAATATCGGCATAGACATCCGCCCGTTAATGTCACTAGTTCGCACCGGCGTTGGCGAGTATACCTACGGACTCCTCAACGCTATTTTTGAAATTGATAAAAATAATCAATATTTTCTTTTTTATAATTCGCATGCTGATGTTTCAAAATTTATCCCGAAGTGGGAGCAAAACAACGTGCATTTTGTGACCACCAGATGGCCCAATAAATTATTTAACTTTTCTTTACAAGTATTTAAACGGCCGCGACTGGATAAACTGATAACCAAGATTTCCAGGCAAAACATTGATATTTTTTATTCGCCCAACATTAACTTCACCTCGCTCGCCAATAAAACAAAAATAATTCTTACCATTCACGACTTGTCTTTTGAATTTTTTCCTGATTTTTATTCTTTAAAACAACGCCTCTGGCATAAAATAGTCAACGCTAAAAAACAATGCGAACAAGCAAATGTAATTCTGACGCCATCGGAAAATACCAAAAAAGACATAGTGGAAAAATACGCCATAGCCGGAGAAAAGATTAAAACTTTATATCCGGGCTTGGATTCTAATTTTAATACCTCCACAAATGGCACGCAAAATATCCAACAAAAATATAATCTCCCGGAAAAATTTATCCTATTTTTAGGCACTCTTGAACCGCGTAAAAACATTATCGGCTTGATTGAGGCCTATGAGAAAGCTTTCCCAAAATTGGCTTTCCCCTGCTCTTTAGTGATTGCCGGCGCCAGGGGTTGGCGCTATAAACATATTTTTCAAAGAATAAAATCATCGCCAATTAAAGATCAGATAAAATTTATTGATTACGTTGACTCGGCCGACAAACCCGCCCTTTATAAAGCGGCGGAATTATTTGTCTTTCCCAGTTTTTATGAAGGTTTTGGCTTTCCGGTAATAGAAGCTATGGCCGAGGGCACGCCGGTTATTACCTCAAACCGATCTTCACTGCCGGAAATCACCGAGGGTGCAGCTCTGCTAACCAACCCAACCGATACCAGCTCTCTTGCCGAAGCCATGATTAAAATCTTAAACAGCACCGATCTAAAAATGTATTTTAAAAATAAAGGCCTGACCCAGGCAACCAAGTTCAACTGGACAATTACAGCCAAAAACTGGTTAAATATAGTGACTAACTTATAA
- the miaB gene encoding tRNA (N6-isopentenyl adenosine(37)-C2)-methylthiotransferase MiaB — MSGFYHITTFGCQMNKNDSERLSALLNSLGLQNTIRPEQADLLFINTCSVRQHAEDRVFGLVREWQKLRSAKPNLIIGVTGCMPGRDKDGKLKEKIPGADLFFGIEEMVMLPKWIRGLNPDLIAPAKGLSDYLLINPVRENKAKAFITIATGCNNFCTYCVVPYARGREKNRPAKDILNEIKTAAVDGCKEVTLLGQTVNNYKDGDYDFVDLLEDVNKISGIERINWTAPDPQYFNDRQIEALKLPKQMNYLHLPAQSGDNEILRKMNRKYTREDYINLVKKIRAARPEIALGTDLIVGFCGETEEQFQNTLDLYKQCDFDISYHAMYSSRSGTAAAKAFKDDVLQEEKKRRWRAVQDLMEEIVYRKNQKYLNQTVSVLVDSCEEGVCSGNSSEMKLVQFPGNEDLIGQIIDVKITRPEMWVLRGVLV; from the coding sequence ATGTCCGGTTTTTATCACATCACAACCTTCGGCTGTCAGATGAATAAAAATGACTCCGAGCGTCTTTCGGCTCTGTTAAATTCCCTTGGTTTACAAAACACAATTCGGCCGGAACAGGCCGATTTGTTGTTTATAAATACCTGCAGTGTCCGCCAGCATGCGGAAGACAGGGTGTTTGGCTTGGTGAGGGAATGGCAAAAATTACGGTCGGCCAAACCGAATTTGATTATCGGCGTTACCGGCTGTATGCCGGGCAGAGACAAGGACGGAAAGCTGAAAGAAAAAATTCCGGGAGCGGATTTATTTTTTGGCATTGAAGAAATGGTGATGTTGCCGAAATGGATCAGGGGATTAAATCCGGATTTGATTGCGCCAGCCAAGGGTTTAAGCGACTATCTTTTGATTAATCCGGTGAGAGAAAATAAAGCCAAGGCGTTTATTACGATTGCTACCGGCTGTAATAATTTTTGTACCTATTGCGTAGTGCCTTATGCGCGTGGCCGGGAAAAGAACAGGCCGGCTAAAGATATTTTAAATGAGATTAAGACCGCGGCTGTGGATGGCTGTAAAGAGGTAACTCTGCTGGGTCAGACCGTAAATAATTATAAAGATGGAGATTATGACTTTGTTGATTTGCTGGAGGATGTGAATAAAATTAGCGGGATTGAACGAATAAATTGGACGGCTCCGGATCCGCAGTATTTTAACGATCGTCAGATTGAGGCCTTAAAATTGCCCAAGCAAATGAATTATTTGCATTTACCAGCGCAAAGCGGGGATAATGAGATTTTAAGAAAAATGAATCGCAAATATACGCGTGAAGATTATATTAATTTGGTGAAAAAAATTCGCGCCGCTCGGCCGGAAATCGCTTTGGGCACTGATTTGATCGTTGGCTTTTGCGGAGAAACCGAAGAACAATTCCAAAACACTTTGGATTTATATAAACAATGCGATTTTGATATTTCCTATCACGCCATGTATAGTTCAAGAAGCGGAACAGCCGCGGCCAAGGCGTTTAAAGATGATGTGCTCCAGGAAGAAAAAAAGCGCCGTTGGCGCGCGGTTCAGGATTTGATGGAAGAAATTGTTTATCGGAAAAATCAAAAATATTTAAATCAGACAGTTTCGGTTTTGGTTGATTCGTGCGAAGAGGGGGTATGTAGCGGAAATTCCAGCGAGATGAAACTGGTTCAGTTTCCGGGCAATGAAGATTTAATTGGCCAGATTATTGATGTTAAAATCACCAGGCCGGAGATGTGGGTGTTGAGAGGAGTGCTAGTTTAA
- the thrS gene encoding threonine--tRNA ligase, producing the protein MNNEKLEIMRHSCAHLVAAAVYELYPDAKFGVGPVVENGFYYDIDFKKPIGEADLEKIEAKAGELAKKDLKFERQEMSLDEAIKFFKKEKQDYKVELLQDLKKHGTTNLKDVEEMKDMDVKNVSLYKTGEFVDLCRGPHIKSSKEIGAFKITKLAGAYWRGKNENPQLQRIYGVCFAKTSELEEYLHMMEEAEKRDHRKIGQEQKLFFIDDLVGKGLIMWQPNGTIIRNEIEKLAVEEENKGGYVRVVTPHMAKEELYLTSKHLPYYKDSMYPAMTMDDGVYYLRGMNCPHHHLIYRHEMRSYRDLPIRIAEYGTVYRNELSGTLAGLLRVRGLAMNDAHIYCRKDQIKSEFKAVMELTMKYFDIFGMNDYWFRLSKWSPKHLEKYINEPANWEYAQNIIREVLDEMKVKYVEIDDEAAFYGPKVDVQLKSVIGREETMSTIQLDFVAKQRFGLAYTDETGKENNEVFVIHRAPLSTHERFMAFLIEHYAGSWPVWLSPVQVLLAPVSEKHVDGAKKLAKELFEVGIRVEIDDANETIGNKVRKAVERKIPYIVVVGDKELGGEDWMIRVRGQKEQVKMSKDEFVKKVADEISKRK; encoded by the coding sequence ATGAATAATGAAAAATTGGAAATCATGAGGCATAGCTGCGCTCATTTGGTGGCGGCGGCTGTTTATGAGCTTTATCCGGACGCAAAGTTCGGCGTCGGGCCGGTGGTGGAAAACGGCTTTTATTATGATATAGATTTTAAGAAGCCAATCGGTGAAGCTGATTTGGAAAAGATTGAAGCCAAAGCCGGGGAATTGGCCAAAAAAGATCTAAAATTTGAACGCCAGGAGATGTCTCTTGATGAAGCGATTAAATTTTTCAAAAAAGAAAAACAGGATTATAAGGTTGAGCTTTTGCAGGATTTAAAAAAGCACGGCACCACCAACCTGAAAGACGTTGAAGAAATGAAAGATATGGATGTAAAAAATGTTTCTTTGTATAAAACTGGGGAGTTTGTTGATTTGTGCCGCGGACCGCACATCAAGTCCAGCAAGGAAATCGGCGCATTTAAAATCACCAAATTGGCCGGGGCTTATTGGCGCGGTAAAAATGAAAATCCGCAACTACAAAGAATTTACGGCGTTTGTTTTGCCAAAACATCCGAGCTTGAAGAGTATTTACACATGATGGAGGAGGCGGAGAAAAGAGATCACAGAAAGATTGGTCAGGAACAGAAATTATTTTTTATTGATGATTTAGTCGGCAAGGGCTTGATCATGTGGCAGCCGAATGGAACAATTATTAGAAATGAAATTGAAAAATTGGCGGTGGAAGAGGAAAACAAAGGCGGATACGTGCGCGTGGTGACTCCGCACATGGCCAAAGAGGAATTGTATTTAACTTCCAAACACTTGCCATATTACAAAGACAGCATGTATCCGGCCATGACAATGGATGACGGTGTGTATTATTTAAGAGGTATGAATTGTCCGCATCACCATTTGATTTACCGGCACGAAATGCGCAGCTATAGGGACTTGCCAATCAGAATTGCCGAGTATGGTACTGTTTATAGGAATGAATTGTCCGGAACTCTGGCTGGACTGCTTCGGGTGCGCGGATTGGCCATGAACGATGCTCATATTTATTGCCGCAAGGATCAAATCAAATCCGAATTTAAAGCCGTGATGGAGCTGACAATGAAATATTTTGACATTTTTGGGATGAATGACTATTGGTTCAGATTATCAAAATGGAGTCCAAAACATTTGGAAAAATATATCAATGAGCCGGCCAATTGGGAATATGCTCAAAATATAATCAGGGAGGTCTTGGATGAAATGAAAGTTAAGTATGTTGAAATAGACGACGAAGCGGCATTTTATGGCCCGAAGGTGGATGTTCAATTAAAATCGGTAATTGGCAGGGAAGAAACCATGTCAACCATTCAGCTGGATTTTGTTGCTAAGCAGAGATTTGGCTTGGCCTATACGGACGAGACCGGTAAAGAGAATAATGAGGTCTTTGTGATTCATCGCGCTCCACTTTCCACTCATGAAAGATTCATGGCGTTTTTAATAGAGCACTATGCCGGCAGTTGGCCGGTTTGGCTGTCTCCGGTTCAGGTTTTGCTGGCGCCGGTTTCAGAAAAACATGTTGACGGTGCAAAAAAGTTGGCCAAAGAATTGTTTGAAGTCGGAATTCGCGTAGAAATTGATGATGCCAATGAAACGATTGGCAATAAAGTGCGCAAGGCCGTGGAACGGAAGATCCCATATATTGTGGTGGTGGGTGATAAAGAGTTGGGCGGGGAGGATTGGATGATTAGAGTGAGAGGACAGAAGGAGCAAGTGAAGATGTCAAAGGATGAATTTGTTAAAAAAGTAGCTGATGAAATAAGTAAAAGAAAGTAG
- a CDS encoding glycosyltransferase codes for MKIALVHDYLAQDGGAERVLKAMHEIWPEAPIFVLFHNKKKITSFPDKNIKETFLARLPFGRTSYQWYLPWMPVATESQDLNGFDVVISTSSVFAKGVITPPGTLHISYCHTPPRFLWADHREYISDLRQNGLIKLFLPGMVHNLRIWDKMSVDRVDYFIANSKTVQQRIHKYYRRESEVIYPPVDTQNFKIQPNIGDYFVAGGRLVPYKRTDLIVKAFNRLRWPLKIFGTGPELSTLKKIAKPNIEFLEQISETAKADLLSRAKAYIHPQLEDFGITAIESMASGRPVIAYCQGGATETVISNETGKFFHSQSWESLLDALLNFNFENWDSAKIREHALKFDVNNFKNNFKKKINDRHEEFKKGMNQEVLIK; via the coding sequence ATGAAAATCGCGCTTGTTCACGATTATCTGGCACAAGATGGAGGGGCCGAAAGAGTGCTAAAAGCCATGCATGAAATCTGGCCGGAAGCGCCGATTTTTGTTTTATTTCATAACAAGAAAAAAATCACTTCTTTTCCTGATAAAAATATCAAAGAGACCTTTTTGGCCCGTTTGCCTTTTGGCCGAACCAGCTACCAATGGTACTTACCCTGGATGCCGGTGGCCACGGAAAGCCAAGACCTGAATGGATTTGATGTGGTTATTTCAACCTCAAGCGTGTTTGCCAAAGGCGTAATTACCCCGCCCGGCACTCTCCATATTTCATACTGCCACACTCCGCCCAGATTTTTATGGGCCGATCATCGCGAATATATTTCCGACCTGCGGCAAAATGGATTAATAAAACTGTTCTTACCGGGCATGGTCCATAACTTGCGCATCTGGGATAAAATGAGTGTTGACCGAGTTGATTATTTTATAGCCAACTCAAAAACAGTCCAACAAAGAATCCATAAATACTACCGCCGCGAAAGCGAAGTTATTTATCCGCCGGTTGACACCCAAAACTTCAAAATTCAACCCAACATCGGCGATTATTTTGTAGCCGGCGGACGACTTGTGCCTTATAAACGCACGGATTTAATTGTTAAAGCTTTTAATCGTCTGCGCTGGCCGCTTAAAATTTTTGGCACCGGTCCGGAATTATCAACCTTAAAAAAAATAGCCAAACCGAATATTGAATTTTTGGAACAAATCTCGGAAACGGCCAAAGCCGATCTGCTTAGCCGTGCCAAAGCATATATTCATCCTCAACTGGAGGATTTTGGCATCACTGCCATTGAATCAATGGCCAGCGGCCGACCGGTAATCGCCTACTGCCAAGGCGGAGCCACGGAAACGGTTATCTCCAATGAAACCGGTAAATTTTTCCACAGCCAAAGCTGGGAATCGCTTTTAGATGCCCTATTAAATTTTAATTTTGAAAATTGGGACAGCGCCAAAATCCGCGAACATGCTCTGAAATTTGACGTAAATAATTTTAAAAATAATTTCAAAAAAAAGATTAATGACAGACATGAGGAATTTAAAAAAGGCATGAACCAGGAAGTTTTAATAAAATAA
- a CDS encoding glycosyltransferase family 1 protein: MRIGIDARMYGPKQGGLGRYIEQLIKNLEKIDSANEYIIFLRKENFEEFQPANSNFKKVLADVYWYGLAEQTKIPKIIKQQKVDLMHFPHWNVPYFYNGPFMVTIHDLILFHYPTRRASTRSVIVYWLKHQAHKILIKKISKKAKKIITPSEFTKQDIHKTLKIPLQKIFVTLLSPQPQEQKQNNISHKELFKKFNINKPYALYVGVAYPHKNLEGLVDAWHDFEKKYGDNFQLILVGKKNYFYDRLINSKKFKQCKNIIFTDYLNDDELNTIYSGAMLYVFPSLYEGFGLPPLEAMTHHVPVISANSACLPEILGSAALYFDPKNPEEITQALYNGFTNQNLRLNLIQQSQQILKKYSWLETAKRTLQIYKTY, from the coding sequence ATGCGCATCGGCATAGACGCCAGAATGTATGGCCCAAAACAAGGCGGCTTGGGACGATACATTGAACAATTGATTAAAAATCTGGAAAAAATTGATTCAGCCAATGAATATATTATTTTTTTGCGCAAAGAAAATTTTGAAGAGTTTCAGCCCGCCAATTCAAACTTTAAAAAAGTTTTAGCCGATGTTTATTGGTACGGATTGGCCGAACAAACGAAGATACCTAAAATAATAAAACAGCAAAAAGTTGATCTGATGCATTTTCCGCATTGGAATGTCCCCTATTTTTACAACGGGCCGTTTATGGTAACCATTCACGATTTAATTCTTTTTCATTATCCGACGCGCCGCGCCAGCACGCGAAGTGTGATTGTTTATTGGCTTAAACATCAGGCCCATAAAATTTTAATAAAAAAAATATCAAAAAAAGCCAAAAAAATAATTACCCCTTCCGAATTTACCAAACAAGACATTCATAAAACCCTTAAAATCCCGCTCCAAAAAATATTCGTGACCCTTCTGTCCCCCCAGCCCCAGGAACAAAAACAAAATAATATCTCACACAAAGAACTGTTTAAAAAATTCAACATTAACAAACCCTACGCCTTATATGTCGGCGTGGCCTATCCGCACAAAAATCTGGAGGGCTTGGTTGACGCCTGGCATGATTTTGAAAAAAAATACGGCGACAATTTTCAGCTGATTTTGGTTGGCAAGAAAAATTATTTTTATGATCGCTTGATTAACAGCAAAAAATTTAAACAATGCAAGAATATAATCTTCACTGACTATCTAAATGACGATGAACTCAACACTATCTACTCCGGAGCCATGTTATATGTGTTCCCAAGCTTGTATGAAGGGTTTGGCCTGCCGCCACTGGAAGCTATGACCCACCATGTGCCGGTAATTTCCGCAAACAGCGCCTGCTTACCGGAAATTCTCGGCAGCGCCGCGCTATATTTTGATCCCAAAAACCCCGAAGAAATTACTCAAGCCCTTTATAACGGCTTTACTAACCAAAATTTGCGCCTTAATCTGATCCAACAATCGCAACAAATCCTCAAAAAATACTCCTGGCTGGAAACCGCCAAAAGAACGCTTCAAATCTACAAAACTTATTAA
- the miaA gene encoding tRNA (adenosine(37)-N6)-dimethylallyltransferase MiaA, whose protein sequence is MDRTLPKLIVILGPTGSGKTDLGIAVAKKYNGEIISADSRQIYKQMNIGTAKPKGEWQDGAYTVNGVPHYLMDIINPDENFTVADFKEQATFHINDILKRKKLPIIVGGTGLYIQSIVDNLDIPKVAPSTELRSELEKKTQPELIEILKQLDPESAEKIDLKNPRRVLRALEVAMITGESFFNQRKKQVPLYDAKEFGINISKEELYRRLDARVDQQIKDGLVEEVKNLSQKYSWDLPSMSGIGYKQIGCFLRGEMTLEQAIEVLKRDTRRYAKRQMTWFKKDQRINWITDLEEFHLP, encoded by the coding sequence ATGGACCGAACCCTGCCAAAATTAATCGTCATCCTCGGTCCCACCGGCTCCGGGAAAACGGATCTGGGGATTGCGGTTGCCAAAAAGTATAATGGCGAAATTATTTCGGCTGATTCAAGACAGATTTACAAACAAATGAACATCGGCACGGCCAAGCCCAAGGGGGAGTGGCAGGACGGCGCTTATACTGTAAACGGCGTTCCGCACTATCTAATGGATATAATCAATCCGGATGAAAATTTCACGGTGGCGGATTTTAAAGAGCAGGCCACTTTCCATATCAATGACATTTTAAAACGTAAAAAATTACCTATTATTGTCGGCGGCACCGGATTGTATATTCAATCAATTGTAGATAATTTGGATATTCCTAAAGTGGCGCCCAGCACCGAGCTAAGATCAGAATTAGAAAAGAAAACCCAGCCGGAACTTATAGAAATATTAAAACAACTTGATCCGGAATCTGCCGAAAAAATAGATTTAAAAAATCCGCGCCGGGTTTTGCGGGCGCTGGAAGTGGCAATGATAACCGGTGAATCATTTTTTAATCAAAGAAAGAAGCAAGTGCCACTTTATGACGCCAAAGAATTTGGTATCAACATTTCCAAAGAGGAATTATATAGACGACTGGACGCCAGAGTGGACCAACAAATCAAAGACGGGCTGGTTGAAGAAGTAAAAAATTTATCTCAAAAATACAGTTGGGATTTGCCCAGCATGAGCGGAATTGGTTATAAACAGATCGGCTGCTTCCTGCGTGGCGAAATGACTTTGGAACAGGCAATTGAAGTTTTAAAGAGAGATACCAGAAGATATGCCAAGCGCCAAATGACCTGGTTTAAAAAGGATCAGAGAATAAATTGGATTACTGATTTAGAAGAATTTCATCTCCCATGA
- a CDS encoding DUF4012 domain-containing protein, producing the protein MPKTTKKPQLRRCAICQRVGHNKSTCPEQLQEKKRDNQPFKFFVHHVNYNSPDSPHVVNLKEQHHDIWKNVDTAAPEEELTNQEYYFHHKPEEAPKIKNQAPIKIPSFSPKIPKIHKPKIKKNYFKHVTLRRAVALATLIALVFILPSSAQSYYTDLQSTVNKVAGNSTQGFIALQDSTTDIMAGNLDDAQKSLGDALKNFDAALATLNSNHQLVQTIASTLPIIGNEIQSRQKLILAGQSIALGNTYMVKGLAEIKNSPSSTLTESMNILNAYLQYAIPTYNEALKNLGQVDPKVLPFEYQNSFNQLKTIFTAFSGDLENLSNLNQSLQEIFGGKGLRRYLLVFQNPAELRATGGFAGSFALLDVVDGKITNMDVPAGGSYDLQGQLSESVEPPTPLLFINKRWEFQDSNWFPDFPASAQNMLWFYRHSRNITADGVIAINATVLNRILSIIGPVTAQKYNLTLTAANALPAIQNIVEYGPDKANNKPKQILSDLAPMFVDYLKNIKPQDILPILTNLHEALQQKEVQAYFTNNNTEETINNFGWGGKILKTSAGQDYLMVVNTNIQGQKSDAKIKQTISHQAVVQPDGTILDSVVVKREHTGVSGEQLYGQTNIDYIRVYVPQGSELVSASGFSWPDEQHLKVPDKWTTEDKMLNEFEKEINIDPVSGTRVTNEFSKTAFGNWIATLPGQTSEVQFVYKLPFKAFNLEQNKPANKWAGIFQSSVPSSKYQLVVQNQSGIDSNFDNQIIYPDLWHPVWKDGTNITLASNGATINNQLLNQDMIWSMILNQDNKIN; encoded by the coding sequence ATGCCAAAAACAACCAAAAAACCCCAGCTTAGGCGCTGTGCAATTTGCCAAAGAGTTGGGCACAACAAATCCACCTGTCCGGAACAACTCCAGGAAAAAAAACGGGATAACCAGCCGTTTAAATTTTTTGTCCACCATGTCAATTACAACTCCCCTGATTCACCGCATGTTGTCAATTTAAAAGAACAGCATCATGACATTTGGAAAAATGTTGACACTGCCGCTCCGGAAGAAGAACTCACAAATCAGGAATATTATTTTCACCATAAACCGGAAGAAGCCCCTAAAATAAAAAACCAGGCCCCAATTAAGATTCCTTCATTTTCCCCCAAAATTCCTAAAATTCACAAACCAAAAATCAAAAAGAATTATTTTAAACACGTCACCCTCCGCCGCGCCGTGGCCTTGGCCACGCTTATTGCTCTGGTATTCATTCTCCCCTCAAGCGCGCAGTCCTATTACACCGACCTGCAATCAACCGTAAACAAAGTGGCTGGAAACAGCACCCAAGGTTTTATCGCCTTGCAGGATTCCACCACCGATATTATGGCCGGCAATCTTGATGACGCCCAAAAATCACTGGGCGATGCTTTGAAAAACTTTGATGCCGCGCTTGCGACTCTAAACAGCAACCACCAGCTTGTGCAAACTATCGCTTCAACTTTACCAATAATTGGTAATGAAATTCAAAGCCGACAAAAACTAATTCTGGCCGGACAAAGTATTGCTCTCGGCAACACTTATATGGTCAAAGGATTGGCGGAAATTAAAAACTCTCCCAGTTCCACCCTCACCGAGAGCATGAACATCTTAAACGCATATCTGCAGTATGCCATTCCCACCTACAATGAGGCCCTAAAAAATTTAGGTCAGGTTGACCCGAAGGTTCTGCCTTTTGAGTATCAAAATTCTTTCAACCAATTAAAAACCATTTTCACGGCTTTCTCCGGCGATCTGGAAAATTTATCAAATTTAAATCAATCCTTGCAGGAAATTTTCGGCGGCAAGGGTTTACGCAGATATTTGCTGGTTTTCCAAAATCCGGCAGAACTAAGGGCGACCGGGGGCTTTGCCGGCAGTTTCGCTTTGCTGGACGTGGTGGATGGTAAAATTACGAACATGGATGTTCCGGCCGGCGGATCTTATGATTTGCAAGGCCAGCTTTCTGAATCGGTAGAACCGCCCACCCCCCTGTTATTTATCAATAAGCGCTGGGAATTTCAGGATTCAAATTGGTTCCCGGATTTTCCTGCCAGCGCGCAAAACATGCTCTGGTTTTACAGACACAGCCGCAACATCACGGCCGATGGCGTCATTGCCATTAATGCCACAGTTTTAAACCGCATTCTTTCTATTATCGGGCCGGTTACCGCCCAAAAATACAACCTCACTTTAACCGCGGCTAATGCCCTGCCGGCCATTCAAAATATCGTTGAATACGGACCAGACAAAGCCAACAACAAACCAAAACAAATTTTATCGGATCTGGCGCCGATGTTTGTGGATTATTTAAAAAACATAAAACCGCAGGATATTCTGCCGATTCTCACAAATTTGCATGAGGCCTTACAACAAAAAGAGGTCCAGGCCTATTTCACCAACAACAACACCGAAGAGACAATAAATAATTTCGGCTGGGGCGGAAAGATACTCAAGACCTCGGCCGGACAAGATTACCTGATGGTGGTAAATACCAACATCCAGGGTCAAAAAAGCGATGCTAAAATTAAACAGACAATCAGCCACCAGGCAGTGGTTCAGCCGGACGGAACAATTTTAGACAGCGTGGTGGTAAAAAGAGAACACACCGGAGTATCCGGAGAACAATTATACGGTCAGACGAATATTGATTATATCAGGGTCTATGTTCCGCAAGGCAGTGAACTCGTTAGCGCCAGCGGCTTTTCCTGGCCCGATGAACAGCACTTAAAAGTTCCCGATAAGTGGACTACAGAGGATAAAATGCTTAATGAATTTGAAAAAGAAATCAACATTGACCCGGTTTCAGGCACCAGGGTAACCAATGAATTCAGTAAAACCGCTTTTGGAAATTGGATTGCCACTCTGCCGGGCCAAACCAGTGAAGTGCAGTTTGTTTACAAATTGCCGTTTAAAGCATTTAACCTGGAACAAAATAAACCGGCAAACAAATGGGCCGGGATTTTCCAATCTTCAGTGCCGAGTTCAAAATACCAGCTGGTAGTCCAGAATCAATCCGGCATTGACAGCAACTTTGACAATCAAATAATCTACCCCGACCTCTGGCATCCGGTTTGGAAAGATGGAACCAACATAACCCTCGCTTCCAACGGAGCCACAATCAACAATCAGCTTCTAAATCAAGACATGATTTGGAGCATGATTTTAAATCAAGATAATAAAATAAATTAA